Proteins encoded within one genomic window of Anastrepha ludens isolate Willacy chromosome 4, idAnaLude1.1, whole genome shotgun sequence:
- the LOC128861846 gene encoding uncharacterized protein LOC128861846 codes for MEVMEEGNLMDRVPVLLQRDLQFYQTHQRVLQERICLGVVGGKLDFPRYASFAAIKIVLWWEDEYYASYQKHSGLLHSELDLLAHDPAAVIVKTSDPEKFVNLVTRSADMLLEHLHILSQESLDHADLSVLTATIGAAALIKNCLNFYMKAANVKVYRPKGNEKGGALRLSYKQYFQMAEALAERLLDLHCRLLLLYIIQDADCLHWENSQPFFESERGSYTIQMWWHYIQGIKDDLWNSVPPKMAQRIFAGILNETLSVLTARYSLILTSVERAQLHLADISNMLFCVAELLPYICESGEAYIGLQLPNQSAIIRDVHAKCRELFYCLLLRGAPLGVLSKLCRKNIENMEMFSSRQGLPCAWILFASPRLFSTDKTFQWVTEFGDLSARIAISLELKVLLAFPEADWAYLLKVLLMRNAQVIGIILRHIFSHLPSPENFKNENSIFFGDFSQRKKCEAFLCRNECLDVSEELKNCSDPIGQSNYQIALSLTYLLVAVGKAVDIKSCLVKTLEESCAGWSDCLDKRQVWNQKRPPWLEAIMHFVYPVLNCIVEMLVNAVEAGASMYQAMSLALTCVSEMWDCIPESLYKVTILLQDIIPVSTRPLGDSVLMQVVFAALYTHLIRKVKTYETENKMEKASICYSISEAICCIDEDDKHTDQIDLFLKQARDSISVETNFEYNNGVRSWISTLSTVKIDDINTTHSERFAQSPPINYATELDVGMTDYIADILVSDVLTTNIGKQALKTSYRYLKNNADWLMEQMATGVSLNGPYLGQNINEPKDSMLSTMFFVGSHTFDQLLSGVLNIDYITWIQTPLSLNTERAWLHLSRRCDFQVDSKLRMPEVTMVAGITQVMKKWKYPKKF; via the exons atggaGGTTATGGAAGAAGGGAATTTAATGGACAGAGTTCCAGTACTGTTACAACGTGACTTACAATTCTATCAG ACCCATCAACGAGTATTGCAAGAGCGCATTTGCCTTGGAGTGGTCGGTGGAAAATTGGACTTTCCACGTTATGCCTCTTTTGCCGCAATTAAAATTGTGTTATG GTGGGAAGATGAATACTATGCTTCCTATCAAAAGCATTCCGGACTATTGCATTCAGAGCTAGATTTGTTGGCCCATGACCCT gCGGCAGTTATTGTAAAAACCTCAGATcctgaaaaatttgtaaacttgGTCACGAGGTCCGCTGATATGCTCTTGGAACATCTGCATATTCTTTCACAGGAGTCATTGGATCATGCAGATTTATCAGTATTGACAGCAACTATTGGTGCTGCAGCACTAATAAAGAATTGCCtgaatttttacatgaaagcaGCTAATGTAAAAGTTTATCGACCGAAGGGAAATGAAAAGGGTGGAGCATTGCGATTATCttataagcaatattttcaaatggCAGAAGCGTTGGCTGAAAGGCTACTAGATTTGCACTGCAGATTATTGCTACTTTACATCATACAAGATGCTGATTGCCTACACTGGGAAAATAGTCAACCATTTTTTGAATCTGAACGCGGCTCATATACAATACAAATGTGGTGGCACTACATTCAAGGCATCAAGGATGACCTGTGGAATTCGGTGCCGCCAAAGATGGCGCAACGTATTTTTGCTggtattttaaatgaaacactAAGTGTACTCACGGCTCGGTACTCTCTAATCTTAACTAGCGTTGAAAGAGCTCAATTACACTTGGCCGATATCTCTAACATGCTGTTTTGTGTAGCCGAACTGTTACCTTATATATGCGAGAGTGGCGAAGCATACATTG GTCTGCAGCTACCCAACCAAAGTGCCATTATCCGTGACGTGCACGCCAAGTGTCGCGAGCTCTTTTACTGTCTGCTATTGCGTGGTGCACCATTAGGAGTGCTCTCAAAG CTTTGccgtaaaaatattgaaaatatggaGATGTTTTCATCGAGGCAAGGACTACCTTGCGCTTGGATTTTATTTGCTTCACCACGTCTTTTTTCAACCGATAAAACTTTCCAGTGGGTTACGGAATTCGGAGATCTGAGTGCGCGCATTGCAATTTCATTGGAATTGAAAGTGCTTTTGGCATTTCCCGAAGCAGATTGGGCATATTTACTAAAG GTACTTTTGATGCGCAATGCCCAGGTGATTGGAATAATCCTCCGTCATATATTTTCGCATTTGCCGTCaccagaaaatttcaaaaatgagaATAGTATATTTTTCGGCGATTTCAGTCAACGTAAGAAATGTGAAGCGTTTTTGTGCCGGAATGAATGTTTAGATGTATCCGAAGAATTGAAGAACTGTTCAG ATCCCATTGGTCAGTCGAATTATCAAATCGCACTATCATTAACCTACTTGTTGGTGGCTGTTGGAAAAGCTGTCGATATTAAATCATGTCTAGTAAAAACCTTGGAAGAAAGTTGTGCTGGTTGGAGTGATTGCCTGGACAAACGGCAA GTTTGGAATCAAAAACGCCCACCGTGGTTGGAAGCAATTATGCATTTCGTTTATCCTGTACTGAATTGCATTGTTGAAATGCTAGTTAATGCCGTCGAAGCGGGTGCCAGTATGTATCAAGCAATGTCGTTGGCGCTAACCTGTGTTTCAGAAATGTGGGATTGCATTCCGGAAAGCCTCTACAAAGTTACGATTTTATTGCAAGACATTATACCGGTTTCAACGCGTCCACTTG GTGATTCGGTACTGATGCAAGTGGTGTTTGCGGCTTTATATACCCATCTAATTAGGAAGGTGAAGACTTATGAAACGG aaaataaaatggagAAGGCATCAATATGCTATTCAATATCGGAAGCTATATGCTGTATTGACGAAGATGACAAGCACACGGATCAAATTGACTTATTTCTAAAACAAGCTAGAGATTCTATATCCGTTGAAACTAACTTTGAATATAACAATGGTGTACGCAGTTGGATAAGCACCTTAAGTACCGTTAAGATCGATGACATAAATACAACGCATTCCGAACGATTTGCCCAAAGCCCTCCAATAAATTATGCTACGGAGTTAGATGTGGGTATGACAGATTATATAGCCGATATATTAGTGAGTGATGTTCTTACGACCAATATTGGAAAACAAGCATTGAAG ACTAGTTATAGATATCTGAAGAATAATGCTGATTGGTTAATGGAACAGATGGCTACAGGTGTTTCCCTGAATGGCCCCTATTTAGGGCAGAATATCAATGAACCGAAAGATTCCATGCTGTCAACAATGTTTTTCGTTGGAAGCCATACATTTGATCAG cttttaagtGGTGTTCTAAATATTGACTACATCACTTGGATTCAAACACCTTTATCACTCAATACGGAGCGAGCCTGGCTGCATTTATCACGTCGGTGTGACTTTCAGGTAGACTCAAAACTTCGAATGCCTGAAGTAACAATGGTCGCTGGCATTACACAAGTTATGAAAAAGTGGAAATATccaaagaaattttaa